Within Streptomyces roseirectus, the genomic segment CAGCATCTCGGGGCGCGGCGGGCAGCCGGGCAGGTAGATGTCCACGGGGACGATGTGGTCGACGCCCTGGACGATCGCGTAGTTGTTGAACATGCCGCCCGAGGACGCGCACACGCCCATGGAGATGACCCACTTGGGGTTCGGCATCTGGTCGTAGACCTGCCGCAGCACGGGCGCCATCTTCTGGCTGACCCGGCCGGCGACGATCATCAGGTCGGCCTGGCGGGGCGAGCCCCGGAAGACCTCCATGCCGAAGCGGGCGAGGTCGTAGCGGCCCGCCCCGGTGGTCATCATCTCGATCGCGCAGCAGGCGAGGCCGAAGGTGGCGGGGAAGACGGACGCCTTGCGCACCCAGCCCGCGGCCTGTTCGACGGTGGTCAGCAGGAA encodes:
- a CDS encoding NuoB/complex I 20 kDa subunit family protein; translation: MGLEEKLPSGFLLTTVEQAAGWVRKASVFPATFGLACCAIEMMTTGAGRYDLARFGMEVFRGSPRQADLMIVAGRVSQKMAPVLRQVYDQMPNPKWVISMGVCASSGGMFNNYAIVQGVDHIVPVDIYLPGCPPRPEMLMDAILKLHHKIQHSKLGVNAEEAAREAEEAALKALPTIEMKGLLR